The proteins below are encoded in one region of Thermodesulfovibrionales bacterium:
- a CDS encoding response regulator transcription factor has translation MKILLVEDEKGVANFIKKGLGEENYTVDLAVDGDEGLAFAFANQYDLIILDIMLPGLNGIEVCRQVRKKNIQTPVMMLTAKDSVRDKVSGLDCGADDYMTKPFAFDEFIARVRALLRRKQSSITELRYKSLRIDIPSHKVYVGDKEVSLRPKEYAILMYLLKNVGRVVSRTQIIESVWGYDFNPNTNIVDVHIKSLREKITEFTRADFIRSVRGTGYMIEAVSASDSDD, from the coding sequence ATGAAGATACTCCTTGTTGAAGACGAAAAGGGCGTCGCCAACTTTATCAAGAAAGGCCTCGGGGAAGAAAATTATACCGTGGACCTTGCTGTAGACGGCGACGAAGGCCTCGCGTTTGCCTTTGCGAATCAATACGACCTCATTATCCTTGACATTATGCTTCCCGGGCTCAACGGAATCGAAGTCTGCAGGCAGGTACGGAAGAAGAATATACAGACCCCTGTCATGATGCTCACCGCGAAAGACTCGGTTCGGGATAAGGTGAGTGGCCTCGACTGCGGGGCCGATGACTACATGACAAAACCCTTCGCCTTTGACGAGTTCATTGCGAGGGTCCGCGCCCTCCTGAGGCGCAAACAGAGCAGCATTACGGAACTGAGATATAAATCGCTCAGGATCGATATCCCCTCCCATAAGGTATATGTGGGCGACAAAGAGGTTTCCCTTCGTCCCAAGGAGTATGCGATACTCATGTATCTCCTGAAGAACGTGGGTCGGGTCGTCTCCCGGACGCAGATTATCGAGAGTGTCTGGGGATACGACTTCAACCCGAACACGAATATCGTCGATGTCCATATCAAGTCCCTCCGGGAAAAGATCACCGAATTCACTCGCGCCGACTTCATCCGCAGTGTGAGGGGCACGGGGTACATGATAGAGGCTGTCTCCGCATCAGACAGCGATGATTAG